In Oncorhynchus tshawytscha isolate Ot180627B unplaced genomic scaffold, Otsh_v2.0 Un_contig_7015_pilon_pilon, whole genome shotgun sequence, the genomic window AAGGGCTGGCGCCCCACTGACCTGTCCATCCACCCCACATGACAGGCAGATATAGCAGCCAAATACCCTCTGTGTAGAGGCTGTGAAGCCCTCATCCAAGCGAGACTGTAGGTATTGGAGGACATAGTGCACCCCGCATGACTTGGGCCCAACCTCAATACTAGTGCACCAAGAGCAGAACAACCACCAGCGCAACTAGTATGCCGCGGTTATAGCAGGCGCCCTAGCGTTCTGCATGGTGTTCATTACACCCTCTTGTAGTCTTAACATGGACCATTGGTGCCGTTCAGTGGCCAATCCCACAGACTGAGGCGGTGCGGCCTCCGATGCCAGAGTTCCCCCGGCCTGAGACAGGTCTGGTCTCGGGAAGTTGCCAAGGTGTACCAGACAACAGCGACGAGCTGAACCAGGGTCGCCGGGGCCACCAGAAGCAGATGATGCTCTGCCATCCTGGTCCTGTCCAGCACAGCCTGGATCAGGGGAAAAGGGGGGGAATGCATAAATCTCCAGCCCTGGCCAATCGTGAGCCAGAGCATCCAAGCACAGAGGCCCTGGTGGCTCCGACATGGACTACCACAGGGGGCTGTGCGCATTGTCCAGGGAGGCAAACGGGTCCACCTGCACCCTTCCGAACTTGTCCCACAGGTGCTGCACCACCTGGGGATGTAGGCTCTAGTCCCAAGGTGGTGGGCCCTCCTTTGAGTGCATATCCTCTGCCACATTCAGGATGCCAGGTACGTGCCCTGCACGTAGAGACGCTAGGCGTCCCGGAGCCCAGAGAAGGAGCTCCCGTGCCATAAGAGAGGGGCAGTGCGACCTCAGTCCACCCTGATGGTTGATGTAAGCCACCACTGTGGTGTTGTCCGTTCTCACCAGGACATGTCTTCCCTTCAGATGTGGAAGGAAAGACTGCAGGGCCAGCAGTACAGCTCTAGTGTATTGATGGGCCTGCCGCTCCAAGGGTGTAGCCAACAGCCGCTGGCCAACCTGCCCTTAGTCACACCCCCCCAGCCGAATTGGGAGGAGTCTGTGCTGACCAGCTCCCAGCGGCACATCCTTAGCATCTCCACCCCACCTGAGAGAAAGGAGTGACAGCGCAACCTCAGCAATAAAGTGTCGTGGTcatggggtctatatatagggGCGGACCCCAGCCATGACACAGGTGTACACGGGAGTAAATCTGTAAATCCTCACCTCGGATGTATCCCTCTGCCGCGGAGTGATCCAATATAGTGAAACATAACTTGGTGTCAGTTGTGTTCAGTAGTAAACATTTCGAAACTTAAGTGCTGCTGCCCGAATGTTTTTCAATATAAATCATTTCATGACACCTCCAGGGAAGAATTTCCTGCAGTGGAATGCAGAAATGTTAAGGCTGTGAGGCTACTGTTCCATTGCATTGTCAAACTGTTGTCCTTCCTCTGTAGATGGGGATCTGGGAGCCTACGCCAGCTCAAGGAAATGTCTGATGAAGCAGAAAGACAGGATGATGGCGGCTGAGGCAAAAGCTTAAACAATAACCCCTAATCACTCTGTTCCAAGTCTCTCTCCTATGTATGAAATGTAGAGTAAATATGTTTGTGAAAAAATAATTGTCCTCATTGTATTGTTTTAGCTGTAGTAACACACAACTTTTGAATGAGCTTCATCTACCCTTGACTCCAGCAGTTTTTAGCGATCTCCAGAACTCATTCTTGAATAGGAACTGTTGTGGTCTAGTCCCGCTGGGCTGCAAGTACACTGCCACAAGTAGTACTGAATCTGAAAGTATTTGATTGCGTGTCCCTGCTTCTCACTTGTTCAAAACGCATTGGGGTCTGAGTGGAAAAGCCTTGAATATTCTCATTTCAAGGGGACACAAAATACAAGAAATCTGACTCATTTGGGATTCATCTTGGTCGAATTCAAGTCCAGCGTTGTGAAATAAGCAGCCATGATTAAATCTACATGATAGCACATCTGTTCATTGTATGATTCTAAAAGAAAGATGGCTTTTCAATAAAATCAAAATGGTTTCAACAGATTTTTCCATTATCAAGTCCACTGGGCCAGTcactcttaaatagcacctgAGCCAGCACAAGTGTTACACCTTCCCACTAATGTAATGGCAACTAGCACAGGTGTAACGTGCTAatgaggtgacaccaatcagcgTGCCCTATGTGCTAAAGAGATGTGCTGATGCTCAACCTTAAACCAAAGCTTGTAATGAGATATGCAGGAGCATTGGCGCTGTTGCCACatagggccttcagaaagtattaatactCCTACTTATTCCACatggttacagcctgaatttatacTGGATTAAATGTATTTCTCAACCATTTgcagtgcctggatacagcccttaaccgtggtatattggatATATACCAAACCCAAGGTGTCTTACtcttaaactggttaccaaccatGGTATACGCTATGATTCACCACAGCTGTCAGCATTCACAGAATGAACCAGTTTATAGTACACTAAAATACACTtcagtgagtctttctggttaagtgCTTTGCATATTCTTAAATTATTCAAGCCCTGTCAAGTTTATTGATCAATGCTAGACAGCCATTGTCAAGTCTTGCCAGAGATATTACTCAACTAGGCCACCCAGGAACATTGGTCTCGGCAAACTcatatttggccttgttttaggtGATTTGCCTGCCGAAATGCAGGCAAGTTCGAGGATTTTTTTATCCTAAAACTCACCaacagggcctcccgggtggcgcagtggttaagggcgctgtactgcagcgccagctgtgccaccagagactctgggttcgtacCCAGGCTCTCGTAACCGGCCTCGACCGGGAGATCCGTGGGGCGactcacaattggcctagcgtcgtccgggttagggagggtttggccggtagagaAATCCTtgtcatcgcgcaccagcgactcctgtggcgggccgggcgcgcTAACCAatgttgccaggtgcacggtgtttcctccgacacattggtgcggctggcttccgggttggatggcgctgtgttaagcagttcggcttggttggattgtgtatcggaggacgcatgactttaaACCTtaatctctcccgagcccatacgggagttgtagcgatgagacaagataaataccacgaaattggtaagaaaaaggggaaaaaaaaaaGAGGTTAGTATTATGGAGCAACTTCATCGACATCCAGCTTTCGTAACCATGAacgtcaccattggcctcaaggTGAAATTGCAGTTCCctgctttttattttaccttatttaactaggcaagtcagttaagaacaaatacttattttcaatgacggcctggaaacagtgggttaactgcctgttcaagggaaagaacgacagatttgtacctcgtcagctcaggggtttgaacctgcaaccttctggttactagtccaacgctctaaccacaactAAGGCAGGACAACTATTTTTGCAGTGACTGCGTGCATTGAACTAGCCACAGTGTAATTAGTAACTTATTCATGCAgcaagggatattcaatgtccgcTTTTTATTTTAAGCCACCTAACAGGTGCCccttgcgaggcattggaaaatctccctggtctttgtttaATTTGCTTGAAATTCACCGCTTTGTTACAAAACGTGTGGGATACAGTAATAAGGTAGTCCTAAACACTTACTGCACTCAAGTCAATGCAACTTGTTAAGTATATTTTTTGCATACTTAATCAAGACCTACCAGATTTTTTATTTGCAAAGACATCTAGCAATACCATTTTGCcctggggtattgtgggtaggcaACGGAATCATTTTAAATATTCAGACTAACAAATTATCGGTACGAATTTGCAGAACAGCCGGCAACTAAGCCAAAGGAATCCAAATCTTAACCTACGAGGTTAAATAATTGCACCCACCTTGTCTCCCAAGGTCTAAAGCAATCTGATTTTTTAGGGAAGACTGGGGGTTAAGAGCAGTGCTGGTTAAATCCAGATTGGAAGGAGGGGACTAAACCCTTGAAGTCCTCATTACCTGAAGTAATAATTAACCATGGTGTCAAAATGCCCAAAATAGAGTATGATCTTATTGCTGTCACATGATCTAGCTAGCCATCAGCATCTTACATCTTGATTCATATTATAGTCACATTACAGCACATCAGTTTTAGGAGACATTAATGGTGTTAAACCCTTTATTTAATCCACTGTACAAAAGTGTTTAGGAGGATGCCGGGACAGCTGCGGCCGTCCTCTGCACAGACACCCTGGTGTGAGTCTTGGCCAGGTGATCAGTGAACTCCTGCAGGACACAAAATTGACACTTTCACACATCCAAGTTCCTTAGTGTCAATAACATACTTAACCAAGTTTTGATTTGTGAATAAGAACCAGGTCTGTTAGTGTTTAATAGATCACATACCACAGCAACACAGATCTAGACTGCCCATTTGTATATTAGATCTATCATGTCTCGCTACAGTTGTGTTGCAGTTAATCGAATTGAAAGGATTCAGTGTGCACCCCTCAAAGATAACCACAATCATTACTGTATGCCTCCTTCAGTAACCCATTCACTTTTGAGACGATGAACGGGCAATACAAAGGCAACATTAACTTTCTTCCCATCCTTACAATGAAACAcggaaaagggctttataaactcGATATCATGAATGTGGAGGGCATCAAGGCTTTAGAACTGACCTGGTAAGGAGACTTGGTGAAGACAGTCTCCTTCCACAGATCAGGGGTCAGGTAGCTGTAGGTCTTGGAGATGGCATCAAAGGTCGCCTTGGCTGTAAAGACAAACACTTAGTATCAATTCACTTTTATGTACCCAACTATGCTACTGTAGTGACTGGGGCTGGATGTTGAGCACAGAATGGGGGAACAGAAGAGACTATTAGGAAGTCTTTCTGCCGTGCATTACTATACTCGTTAGTTTACCTCCTGATTAACGACAACTATACCACTTATGGGTGAAGCTGAGCAGAGCTAGGAGGGGTATGCGGCTGCACTGATAATACCCATTAAAACACCATTGAAAATTAGTCAAACACAGTGTAGGTTTCTTACCGAAGTTGCCTAGAGTGGCAGTGCAGCCCCTGGCCGAGGTGTAGCAATCGTCGATACCAGCCATTGTGAGCAGCTTCTTGGGCACAGGGGCAGACACGATGCCAGTACCACGGGGCGCAGGGATCAGACGCACCAGGACGGAGCCACAACGACCAGTCACCTTGCATGGCACGGTGTGGGGCTTGCCGATCTTGTTCCCCCAGTATCCCCTCCTCACAGGCACGATGGACAGCTTTGCCAGGATGATGGCTCCTCGAATGGCAGTGGCCACCTCCTTGGAGCACTTCACCCCCAGGCCTACATGGCCGTTGTAGTCACCAATGGCAACAAAAGCCTTGAACCTGGTGCGCTGGCCAGCCCTGGTCTGCTTCTGGACAGGCATAATCTTCAGCACCTCATCTTTCAAcgaggaccccaggaagaagtCAATGATCTCAGACTCCTATAACATGATAAAACACTTTCAGAAGAGGCAGGATGGAAACAAAACTATAATAAAACACACCATATGAGTGAACTGCTCATATTGCTTTTAGTTTAGTACCATGTACAGCTATGGAAACCATTAAGTTGTCATTTACCTTTATGGGCAGGGAGTAGAGATAGATCTCCTCCAGAGACTTGATCTTCATGTCCTTAACAAGGCGGCCCAGCTTGGTCACTGGCACCCACTGAAAGAGAAACattaatatatttaaaaatatatatttttaaacacttAGTAGACAGTAAACAAAGCGACACATGTGGCACATGAGAAGTGTTTTTTCTCACAcaagtgggaatcaaacccaacCCTGCAAACGCCATGCTCTCAACTACTGAGCCACAGGACCACCAACTATTAGTTGTCTGAGATATACCTATAACCTTGCCATGGAAGAGGCACAGCAGGGCCTCAAACCATCTCAGTTCTCTCTAGCAGACACTACAGGAAAGAACTAAGCCACTCCAGGCCAAGCCTTGCTGACAAAGGTCTGCAGAAACAACTTATGTAGGGTTTCAAAGTTGGACTAAGAGTCACTTGAATTATTAATATAAAACCCACCATATTGCACATGCAACGTCACTCAGGCCAGTTTAGTCTCCATTCGTAATCGCCTTCATTGTGACCAGAAAGAAAAGCAAGGGCTCAAGGATGTCAACTCACTTCCTTGTCCTCGGACTTGCCGCCCCTGGCACCGCGTCCACGACCGCGACCACGGCCTCTACCGCGTCCACGACCACGACCCCGGTCGCCACTGCCAAAACCTCCACGGAAACCTCCACGTTCTCCACCGGCGTTGTCCGCCATTTGCTGTTGAATAAGGATTAAACGTCAGAATAAGTAACGATGAGCTACCTAAATTCACGTCACCAAGGCCCAATCAACATCATGGCTCGTGGAATTGCTTAGCGCACTGGCTAGCGAATGAAATATTATAGGATAAACATAAAGGTAATGATCGGCGTCGCATCGTTAGGGTTTCTGAACggtacatttacatattatacAGTAAACATAACGAGTACCACATCGATGTTTTGTATTGTAGCCATGTGCGCTAACTAGGAATTGGTGTTACCGTCAGTCATTCACAACTATCAATAATTGCCTAAACATTTTTCAATTTGGTTCTAAATCAACTGTTAACAGTACAATTAAGGATTTCTACAATCAAACAGTGACGTCTGTAATGAGATCACAGAGATGCTTGTGGATTTCATTGAATAAAGAATTGTTCGCCATGTTACTTACGTGTTCTGTATAACAGGAAGAAGGCCCTAGTCTGGTTCCGTTTGTATTTATATGAGGGCAAACCTCGCGATATTTTCCACACCCTGTAATCTGTATGATAAAACTTCTGGATTCTATTAAATATTTTGAAATATACTGACGGAGTTGTATTATGTCTTATTATGGAATTGCTTGTTGCTGTGGTTGGTGAGCTTTGTTCCATATGGAATATATAAATAGTTGCAGTGGTTTATTATAGCCAGAAAGGGCCAACATTGGACCTCCTAGAAGTAACATTTCATGCAAACAGAtgaaacatttgtttttattgtcacatgtAGAATGTGCATATACATAATGATATAACACAAATCACAGGTTAAAGGTTGCTGACTTTATTTGTAAAATATATCATCCTTTACAAATCAAAATGTTAAAGGACGCAGTACAAAATTGTTCTAACtttatacattttcaaatgaAATATGAAGTTTCAATATCAACACACCCTCAAAGCAATGATGACTAAATGTGCTATTTGAAGCAGTCCATCCCTGAAAATTCCATTTCCACAGGTCTTTCATACTTGGTGCtaggaataaaataaaatctgcATAGTCCTAAACAGTTCAAGTGTCAGAGATAATTGTGTGTGAGAGTCATTTTTATAAATACATTGCATCAGGACTCAGGAGCTGCTGGTACTGCTACTGAAACTCCCACTGGTTTCACCCAggtcctcctcttccacctcctccagtTCGTCCATGACCTCCAGGCTCTCACAGATCAGGCCGATCTGCCTCTTCATGTCAGCCATGGTGCTCTgcatcctcctcatcttcctttGGAGGGCTGCTGCGATGGCCCGGTGGTTCCTCTGCCTGGCCTCGTACTCATGCCTCAGCTGCCTGTAGCAGTTGTGCTTAGCCTGGGTGCGGTGGGACAGCACGGTGCCACAGCCCATGTGGCAGGGTTGGCTCCAGTGCTCACAGTGCCTGGCGTGGGCATCCAGGTCCCTGCGGAGGAGCTGGGCACGGCAGCCCTGGTAGGGGCAGGGAATGAGCTCGAACAGGCAGCTCATGCTGTGGCAGTACTGCTCTGACAGGGCTAAGGTATGTGGGCAGCCACGGATCTTGTTTTTACACTGGGGAAaaagatgggggagagaagggcaGAGGTCAAAGGGTAAggagtacagtgcattcggaaagtattcagaccccttggcattttccatattttgttacattatagccttattctaaattgattaaattgtcccccccccctcatcaagctacacacaataccccataatgacaaagcaaaaactgatttttcaaaaattttgcaaatttataataaaaataaatgaatatcacatctacataagtattcagaccctttacttagttgaagcacctttggtagcgattacagcatcaagtcttcttgggtaggacactacaagcttggcacacctgtatttggggagtttctcccattcttctctgcagatcctttcaaactctgtcaggttggatggggagcatcgctacacagctattttcaggtctctccagagatctttgatcgggttcaagtccgggctctagctgggccactcaaggacattcagagacttgtcccaaagccacttctatgttttcttggctgtgtgcttagggtcgttatcctgttggagaGTGAACCTGCTCCccactctgaggtcctgagcgctctggagtaggttttcatcaggtatctctgcactttgctccagTCATctttcctgactagtctcctagtccctgccgctgaaaaacatacccacagcatgatgctgccaccaccatgcttcaccatagggatggtgccaggttacctccagatgtgaagcttggcattcaggccaaagagttccatcttcgtgggatcttgtttctcattacCTTCAGGTGCCTTtgagcaaactccaagcgggctatcatcaatggaaacaggatgctcctgaTCTCAATTTGGTCAAAGAGTAATCTGGTGACTTTTCAGTAACTTTTTATTTAACAACGCGTTTGTTACATACTTAATGCCAGCTTTTAACAATAGTATCTGATGATCCATTAATACTTACTTACCAAGTTAGCATGTGCTAATCTTGTGTGCCAGACTGTCGGAGTATATGCAATATTCAGAGGCACACGTATCTGGCTCTATGAGATTAAGTATGAACACACCCATGGGGCAAGTAAGCAGAAGTTTGCTGCAAGAGATTAGGTTGCTCCAAGTGTGTGTTTTTTCTCTAACAAAACATTTACTTACCTTGATCTTTAGGCGACCGATCACCTTGCTTAGCTTGAACATCACAAATATCAAGCTCTGGTTGACAGGCTTTCTGCAGCAGGGGCAGGTCTGGTGTCTGCACCTCAAGAACAACAATGAATCATCTTCACTCACAAATTGTCATCATCGGTTTAAATTTAGGCTACAGTAGAATAAtaacctacagtggggcaaaaaagtttagtcagccaccaattgtgcaagttctccactaaaaagatgagagaggcctgtaattttcatcataggtacacttcaactatgacagacaaaatgaggaaaaaaaatccagaaaatcacattgtaggatttttaatgaatttatttgcaaattacggtggaaaataagtatttggtcaataacaaaaggttATCTCaacactttgttatataccctttgttggcaatgacagaggtcaaacgttttctgtaagttagttaaggttttcacacactgttgctggtattttggcccattcctccatgcagatctccactagagcagtgatgttttggggctgttgctggacaacacggactttcaactccctccaaagattttctatggggttgagatctggagactggctaggccactccaggaccttgaaatgcttcttacgaagccactccttcgttgcccgggcggtgtgtttgggatcattgtcatgctgaaagacccagccacgtttcatcttcaatgcccttgctgatggaaggaggttttcactcaaaatctcacgataaatggagccccagatcgagggagattatcagtggtcttgtatgtcttccatttcctaataattgctcccacagttgatttcttcaaaccaagctgcttacctattgcagattcagtcttcccagcctggtgcaggtctacaattttgtttctggtgtcctttgacagctctttggtcttggccatagtagagtttggagtgtgactgtttgaggttgtggacaggtgtcttttatactgataacaagttcaaacaggtgccattaatacatgtaatgagtggaggacaaaggagcctcttaaagaagaagttacaggtctgtgcgagccagaaatcttgcttgtttgtaggtgaccaaatacctattttccaccataatttgcaaataaattcattaaaaatcctacaatgtgattttctggattttttttcttctcattttgtctgtcatagttagtgtacctatgatgtacctatgatgaaaattacaggcctctcatctctttaaatgggagaacttgcacaattggtggctgactaaatacttttttgccccaatgtattTCTTACTATAGTAACAAATATACTAATAACTATTACTATAGGCCTATACTACGACAATGTGAATTTGAGACATTTTGGGACAGTGGGACTTTCAATGGAGAAACTGTCTGGGAAACTGTCTCTTCATCCAACCATGATCTGTGGATGCAATAATGTTTGCTTGTGTTGAGGCACAGGCAGTACCTCTTCAGCCATTGTAAAATGCATTTCTTGCAGAAGATGTGG contains:
- the rps2 gene encoding 40S ribosomal protein S2 — protein: MADNAGGERGGFRGGFGSGDRGRGRGRGRGRGRGRGRGARGGKSEDKEWVPVTKLGRLVKDMKIKSLEEIYLYSLPIKESEIIDFFLGSSLKDEVLKIMPVQKQTRAGQRTRFKAFVAIGDYNGHVGLGVKCSKEVATAIRGAIILAKLSIVPVRRGYWGNKIGKPHTVPCKVTGRCGSVLVRLIPAPRGTGIVSAPVPKKLLTMAGIDDCYTSARGCTATLGNFAKATFDAISKTYSYLTPDLWKETVFTKSPYQEFTDHLAKTHTRVSVQRTAAAVPASS
- the LOC112226334 gene encoding RING finger protein 151 isoform X1 is translated as MADPDMSSQSGGHDVELFVETPDYDLICTICQGVLRCPVRAACHHIFCKKCILQWLKRCRHQTCPCCRKPVNQSLIFVMFKLSKVIGRLKIKCKNKIRGCPHTLALSEQYCHSMSCLFELIPCPYQGCRAQLLRRDLDAHARHCEHWSQPCHMGCGTVLSHRTQAKHNCYRQLRHEYEARQRNHRAIAAALQRKMRRMQSTMADMKRQIGLICESLEVMDELEEVEEEDLGETSGSFSSSTSSS
- the LOC112226334 gene encoding RING finger protein 151 isoform X2; protein product: MADPDMSSQSGGHDVELFVETPDYDLICTICQGVLRCPVRAACHHIFCKKCILQWLKRHQTCPCCRKPVNQSLIFVMFKLSKVIGRLKIKCKNKIRGCPHTLALSEQYCHSMSCLFELIPCPYQGCRAQLLRRDLDAHARHCEHWSQPCHMGCGTVLSHRTQAKHNCYRQLRHEYEARQRNHRAIAAALQRKMRRMQSTMADMKRQIGLICESLEVMDELEEVEEEDLGETSGSFSSSTSSS